From Leptospira fletcheri, a single genomic window includes:
- a CDS encoding M23 family metallopeptidase codes for MAALQGKNQMKSKTGLTIAGLSAGIILLFALKSFANSNLEEVKIDNQYIQTYQGREGIWIVTGKMKESLEDLYHKFGTSELEVRVLNGIHDTGKIPSSDPVFFPYNGNFVRSLLLEDKGREIFSSDSRELIWPLSFKHSRVTSRLGRRWNALHAGVDIACPNGSVVIAAADGIVLDSKRDGGYGLRVLVQHPQINGIQTLYAHNSMLFVKQGDKVKKGQVLALSGNTGHTTGPHVHFEVRYQNVVLNPEHYLPPFLADRDSQVAIAKETVQQ; via the coding sequence TTGGCAGCGCTTCAAGGAAAGAACCAAATGAAAAGCAAAACCGGCCTTACAATTGCGGGGCTCTCCGCAGGAATCATCTTACTTTTTGCACTCAAGTCTTTCGCAAATTCAAATTTAGAAGAAGTCAAGATCGACAATCAGTACATCCAGACCTACCAAGGTAGGGAAGGGATTTGGATCGTCACCGGAAAGATGAAAGAATCTTTAGAGGATCTGTATCACAAGTTCGGAACTTCCGAATTGGAAGTCCGGGTGCTGAACGGAATCCATGACACGGGAAAAATTCCTTCTAGCGACCCAGTATTTTTTCCGTATAACGGTAACTTCGTTCGGAGCCTATTGCTGGAAGATAAAGGACGGGAAATTTTTTCTTCGGACTCCAGGGAATTGATCTGGCCCTTGAGTTTTAAACATTCCCGTGTGACTTCTCGCCTGGGAAGACGTTGGAACGCATTGCATGCCGGAGTGGATATCGCCTGCCCGAACGGATCCGTTGTGATTGCCGCTGCTGACGGAATCGTGTTGGATTCCAAAAGGGACGGTGGATACGGTCTCAGGGTTCTGGTGCAGCATCCTCAAATCAACGGAATCCAAACTCTCTACGCGCATAACTCCATGCTTTTCGTAAAGCAAGGAGATAAGGTAAAAAAAGGGCAGGTGCTCGCTCTCTCGGGGAATACGGGACATACGACAGGCCCGCATGTGCATTTCGAAGTGAGATATCAAAACGTAGTATTGAATCCGGAACATTACCTTCCACCTTTCCTCGCCGACCGGGATTCCCAGGTCGCAATCGCCAAAGAAACGGTCCAACAGTAA
- a CDS encoding thiol-disulfide oxidoreductase DCC family protein, whose protein sequence is MKTRAALEERNGQIVFFDGVCNLCNGTVAWLIARDKKKILRFAHLQSERGRALPLSGDARHPEGKDSSIIFYQNGSLYEKSTAVLKILSALGFPWNLAVVCFVFPIFLRDFVYEWIAKNRYLWFGRTDSCSIPSPQVADRFLD, encoded by the coding sequence ATGAAGACTCGGGCGGCCCTGGAAGAAAGAAACGGACAGATCGTTTTTTTCGACGGGGTATGCAATCTATGCAATGGTACTGTCGCTTGGTTGATCGCCAGGGACAAAAAGAAAATACTCCGATTTGCCCACCTCCAATCGGAACGTGGGAGAGCCCTCCCTCTTTCGGGGGATGCCCGTCATCCGGAAGGTAAGGATTCCAGTATCATTTTTTACCAAAACGGATCTTTGTATGAGAAGTCTACGGCAGTTCTGAAAATCCTTTCCGCTCTCGGTTTCCCCTGGAATTTGGCTGTCGTTTGCTTCGTTTTCCCGATTTTTCTCCGGGATTTCGTGTACGAATGGATCGCTAAAAACCGGTATCTTTGGTTCGGCCGAACGGATTCCTGTTCCATTCCTTCTCCCCAAGTCGCGGATCGGTTCCTAGACTAG
- a CDS encoding sulfurtransferase, which translates to MSNWSFLKSDLTDQDFIIDCRSQVQFQESTLKGSCYFPFVKKAFASDPESFKKMLGPLDEVIALAKKEGKSRIIVFDEGMGMFAARLTLLLRSAGFVHTYILDRKWPVEGTTEKGAREFDFAPATKIRKLEGIVDKAFLEKNLTRLQIFDTRTPEEYDGKLPRLTAPEPGSLCGRLPGAFLWDWRMLYDASGELVDKTFFNKKLRAFPFMPERTTVIYDYNGARSSLLALMLKEVGYNDVNVYIGSWFEWRKSSLPKQAAAVYGQTATGSAPRVGGAERKG; encoded by the coding sequence TTGTCCAATTGGAGTTTTTTAAAATCCGACCTGACCGATCAGGACTTTATTATTGATTGCCGTTCCCAAGTGCAATTTCAGGAATCCACTCTAAAAGGTTCCTGTTATTTCCCTTTCGTGAAAAAAGCATTCGCGTCAGATCCAGAATCCTTTAAGAAAATGTTAGGTCCGTTGGACGAGGTGATCGCCTTGGCCAAGAAGGAAGGAAAATCTAGAATCATCGTCTTCGACGAAGGAATGGGTATGTTCGCTGCCCGTTTGACTCTTCTTCTCCGGTCCGCAGGTTTTGTTCATACGTACATTCTGGATCGGAAATGGCCGGTGGAAGGTACTACGGAAAAGGGCGCCAGAGAATTCGATTTTGCTCCAGCGACCAAAATCCGCAAATTGGAAGGGATCGTAGATAAGGCCTTTCTGGAAAAGAACCTTACGAGACTTCAGATTTTCGATACGCGCACTCCGGAGGAATATGACGGAAAGCTTCCCCGGCTCACCGCACCGGAACCCGGGAGTCTGTGCGGTCGTTTACCGGGAGCGTTTCTCTGGGATTGGCGTATGCTTTATGACGCGAGCGGGGAGTTGGTAGATAAAACTTTCTTCAACAAAAAACTGAGAGCGTTTCCGTTCATGCCGGAGCGTACGACGGTGATCTACGATTACAACGGGGCCAGGTCTTCCCTTTTGGCTTTGATGTTAAAAGAAGTGGGTTATAACGACGTGAACGTATACATAGGTTCCTGGTTCGAATGGAGAAAGTCCAGTCTTCCGAAGCAGGCGGCGGCGGTGTACGGACAAACGGCAACGGGAAGTGCGCCTAGAGTGGGTGGTGCGGAAAGGAAAGGCTGA
- a CDS encoding LIC11113 family protein, with protein MFVLLFAGTVLYVSGVFVPSLQAQETTTLDAPSGAVSSTSFLNDSEFRDGWKKYSKEKDARPLKAWFQNRSSVSIRPCSLLKTLEFEGLQYFSLKCPGEILSGFFYSGRTKVTAPETVDAIRVKGPVKIGKAVYWELAFSDLDLSDLGTPTKIEPRKKRPKLPDRPPDNLGLQYFLSIARRPAARPTPNGKEVFFDSSCPLVYLGKDGDFYWDKAVYFSFQASCLPQSPYSWVRIRADFTGNVVLDSKPSQSLQEGERFLAKLKIQSVEKDKIVWSEAELFHE; from the coding sequence GTGTTTGTCCTGCTTTTTGCCGGAACCGTTTTGTACGTTTCTGGAGTTTTTGTACCTTCTCTCCAAGCACAGGAGACTACGACACTCGATGCTCCTTCCGGCGCGGTTTCTTCCACTTCCTTCCTGAACGATTCCGAGTTCCGGGACGGATGGAAAAAATACTCCAAAGAAAAAGACGCGCGTCCCCTGAAGGCCTGGTTCCAAAACCGTTCCAGCGTATCGATCCGCCCCTGCTCTCTTCTAAAGACCTTGGAATTCGAAGGACTCCAATATTTCTCCTTAAAATGCCCCGGCGAAATCCTGAGTGGATTTTTTTACTCCGGACGAACCAAGGTTACCGCTCCGGAGACGGTTGACGCAATTCGAGTCAAAGGCCCGGTCAAGATCGGCAAGGCCGTCTATTGGGAACTGGCTTTTTCCGACCTGGATCTTTCCGATCTTGGAACCCCCACCAAAATCGAACCTCGCAAAAAAAGGCCCAAACTCCCCGACAGACCGCCCGACAATCTCGGACTACAGTATTTTTTAAGCATAGCAAGAAGGCCCGCCGCGAGGCCGACCCCGAACGGAAAGGAAGTCTTTTTCGATTCCTCCTGTCCTCTGGTGTATCTAGGAAAAGACGGAGATTTTTATTGGGATAAAGCAGTGTACTTTTCTTTCCAAGCGAGTTGCCTCCCCCAATCTCCCTATTCTTGGGTAAGAATCCGTGCGGATTTTACAGGAAATGTGGTGTTGGACAGCAAACCGTCCCAGAGCCTGCAAGAAGGGGAAAGATTTCTGGCGAAGTTGAAGATCCAGTCGGTGGAAAAGGATAAGATCGTATGGTCGGAGGCGGAGTTGTTCCATGAGTAA
- a CDS encoding S1C family serine protease, whose protein sequence is MSKTRFLLFLFCFSALFVLPGSPVRSQNSTSGNQDLKNLFGSVVIVRSDSYPDPSDPLEFGDQDLSKDVGSGFIIQGNRILTNAHVVADSKFLKVKHYNSGKYYDAKVEFLGYDCDLALLKVEDDEFFMGIEPLEIADESPSLGSNLLMLGYPEGDENLTLENGIVNRVERLRYSFTGLDYRKVVRVTANILPGYSGGPAIQNGKVAGITFEVSQLQGNTAYLIPPEIVLHFLKDVEDGSYNGFPYAGFTFQNGNSESLKRYLKVPAGLQGVLINKVYPDSSFSEVLQQDDFLYKIDDAFLNNEGGLQEFTGRTIVDLIEPNFIGQTLTLFFYRNGKHYKVPTQLKQTKSLDMYRDRESKNFVGAGLMFQSVNRALFGKESQRIETALRYHYSYYIQDDLFRFTERDLILTTIFPDPLNSKYLPYRFKILESINGKTPSDLSDFKDLWNKYADGTIVLKFRGVGLPLILDTKTIRTIDARVKKRFDVRPDANKEGK, encoded by the coding sequence ATGAGTAAGACGCGTTTTCTACTTTTCCTTTTTTGTTTCTCCGCGCTTTTCGTTCTACCCGGAAGTCCGGTCCGCAGCCAAAACAGTACGAGCGGGAACCAGGACCTCAAGAACCTTTTCGGAAGCGTGGTCATCGTACGAAGCGATAGCTATCCGGATCCCTCGGATCCTCTCGAATTCGGGGACCAGGATCTTTCTAAAGATGTAGGTTCCGGCTTTATCATTCAGGGAAATCGGATCCTGACGAACGCGCATGTGGTCGCCGATTCCAAGTTCCTGAAAGTGAAACATTATAATAGCGGCAAGTACTACGACGCAAAAGTGGAGTTTTTAGGTTACGACTGCGATCTCGCGCTCTTGAAGGTGGAAGACGACGAATTTTTCATGGGGATAGAGCCTTTGGAAATCGCCGACGAATCTCCTTCCTTGGGAAGCAATCTTTTAATGCTCGGCTACCCGGAAGGGGACGAGAACCTCACTCTCGAAAACGGGATCGTCAACAGAGTCGAAAGATTACGCTATTCGTTTACCGGTCTGGATTATCGGAAAGTCGTTCGCGTTACGGCGAATATTTTACCGGGGTATTCCGGCGGGCCGGCGATTCAGAACGGCAAAGTGGCCGGAATCACGTTCGAAGTCAGCCAATTGCAAGGAAATACCGCCTATTTGATTCCGCCGGAAATCGTCCTTCATTTTCTGAAGGATGTGGAGGACGGCAGCTACAACGGTTTTCCTTACGCGGGTTTTACATTCCAAAACGGAAATTCCGAATCCTTAAAACGGTATCTGAAAGTCCCCGCAGGACTACAGGGAGTACTGATCAATAAGGTATATCCGGATTCCTCTTTTTCAGAGGTCCTGCAACAGGATGATTTCCTGTACAAGATAGACGACGCGTTTTTGAATAACGAAGGCGGGCTCCAGGAATTTACCGGAAGGACCATCGTGGATCTGATCGAGCCGAACTTCATCGGACAAACCCTGACTCTGTTCTTCTATAGGAACGGAAAACACTACAAAGTTCCCACCCAATTAAAGCAGACCAAGTCCTTGGACATGTACCGGGATCGGGAGTCCAAGAATTTCGTAGGAGCGGGTCTGATGTTCCAATCCGTGAATCGAGCCTTGTTCGGAAAGGAAAGCCAAAGAATCGAAACGGCGCTCCGTTATCACTACAGTTATTACATACAGGACGATCTATTTCGATTCACCGAACGGGATCTGATTTTGACGACGATCTTTCCGGATCCTTTGAATTCCAAATATCTTCCGTACCGTTTCAAGATTCTGGAATCCATCAACGGCAAGACTCCTTCGGACCTTTCCGACTTCAAGGATCTCTGGAACAAATATGCCGACGGAACGATCGTGCTGAAATTCAGGGGAGTCGGTTTGCCTTTGATTTTGGATACGAAAACGATACGAACGATAGATGCCAGAGTGAAAAAGCGTTTCGACGTCCGACCGGACGCGAACAAGGAGGGAAAATGA
- a CDS encoding PDZ domain-containing protein, with product MNFRVLGAGLFLCAFLPAFSPVESKQGGEFFLLVHFRKYSHHNPFQKGVPFQKRVPAIRLDEKTALALLKPGDIPLFAEMHPDESAGRKAYFEKVDPETGLGILTLPNDMSRSKKRIPFSHLEPHRNSKTCSSFFPTLEWASLENSRALLPLSRISRKEGTEPVRKFLISHGFICGFTDGSWNGGADLLRRFYFNRGMSPSPFPHPGFTADTSLTPAEENYYFPKGSVGVVVSEVLPGVGPMHNLFPGDAILSVNGIPVSSKDKQALYDLILRRHGVPVNSGENVHLSLYRDGRRRELSYHLRPYDEDSFLIPERTGKSAPRYLISGGLLFTELTQSYLKEFGEKYKSSAERKLVYLAESFSRKLHPEKKRIVLLSRTFPDEKNRAYQEFQDLILESVNDKIVDSIDGLKEILATSKDDFYVFRFAGNKIVVFTKEEAKDLDSRIKSLYSLDTLDNVN from the coding sequence ATGAACTTCCGAGTTTTGGGAGCCGGCTTATTCCTTTGCGCATTTTTGCCCGCATTTTCTCCCGTCGAGTCCAAGCAGGGAGGAGAATTCTTCCTACTCGTTCATTTTCGGAAATACTCGCACCACAACCCTTTTCAAAAAGGAGTGCCCTTCCAAAAACGCGTGCCCGCGATCCGATTGGACGAAAAGACCGCATTGGCCTTGTTGAAACCGGGGGACATTCCTCTCTTTGCGGAAATGCATCCTGATGAATCTGCCGGACGCAAAGCCTATTTCGAAAAGGTCGATCCGGAAACCGGCTTAGGCATCCTGACCTTGCCGAACGACATGAGTCGCTCCAAAAAAAGGATCCCTTTCTCTCACCTTGAGCCCCATCGCAATTCCAAAACCTGCTCCTCTTTTTTTCCCACTCTAGAATGGGCCAGTCTCGAAAATTCCAGAGCTCTACTTCCTCTTTCTAGAATTTCCAGAAAAGAGGGAACCGAACCCGTGAGAAAGTTTCTAATATCTCACGGTTTTATTTGCGGTTTTACGGACGGATCCTGGAACGGAGGAGCCGATCTGTTGCGACGGTTTTATTTCAACCGAGGAATGTCTCCTTCCCCCTTTCCTCACCCCGGTTTTACCGCGGACACAAGCCTGACCCCCGCGGAGGAAAACTATTATTTTCCGAAAGGTTCCGTCGGAGTGGTGGTGTCCGAAGTTCTTCCCGGAGTGGGTCCTATGCACAATCTCTTTCCTGGAGACGCAATCCTTTCGGTGAACGGAATTCCGGTATCGAGCAAGGACAAGCAAGCGTTGTATGATTTAATCCTAAGAAGACACGGGGTTCCGGTGAATTCCGGGGAAAACGTCCATCTGTCCTTGTATAGAGACGGACGCAGGAGAGAGTTGTCGTATCACTTACGGCCTTACGACGAGGATTCGTTTCTGATTCCGGAACGCACCGGAAAATCCGCGCCTAGATATCTCATTTCCGGCGGTTTATTGTTTACGGAGCTCACTCAGTCTTATTTGAAGGAATTCGGCGAAAAATACAAATCCTCCGCGGAAAGAAAATTGGTATATCTCGCGGAAAGTTTTTCCCGCAAATTGCATCCGGAGAAAAAAAGAATCGTTCTTTTGTCCCGTACTTTTCCCGACGAAAAAAATCGTGCTTACCAGGAATTTCAGGATTTGATTTTGGAATCCGTAAATGATAAAATCGTGGATTCGATAGACGGATTAAAAGAAATTTTGGCAACCTCCAAGGACGATTTCTACGTTTTCCGATTCGCCGGGAATAAGATCGTGGTGTTCACGAAGGAAGAAGCGAAGGATTTGGATAGTCGTATAAAATCCTTATATTCCTTGGATACATTGGATAACGTGAACTGA
- a CDS encoding ATP-binding response regulator produces the protein MKILFVDDEEVIRDLFQEIFGGEYELTLAGTAEQALEITTAESFDLIITDIRLPRMNGIELITKLREKGVETPFIVITGNQDIQISINALRLGAVDFFLKPFRMEAIRYSLLRFRNLFHAGKDLVDKRFFQIRESKQNFALIPRLGNLNQYVHLILRSISHLPGLHNDDLLSLKVALYELVGNAIEHGCAGISYHQKQELMFRESDYFAYVDRICESREDWIEVQIDYDDKQVVVVLEDNGEGFDPDRVPDPVNDPNASQLSGRGIFLVRMNVDSLDYNERGNKVTFIKKLQTQILAKS, from the coding sequence ATGAAAATCCTATTCGTTGACGACGAAGAAGTGATTCGGGATCTTTTTCAGGAAATTTTCGGCGGAGAATACGAACTCACTCTCGCAGGAACCGCCGAGCAAGCCCTGGAAATCACGACCGCAGAATCCTTCGACCTTATTATCACGGATATCCGTTTGCCTAGAATGAACGGTATCGAGTTGATCACCAAACTTCGGGAAAAAGGTGTCGAAACTCCGTTTATCGTAATTACAGGAAATCAGGATATACAGATTTCGATTAATGCGTTGCGTCTAGGAGCCGTGGATTTTTTCCTCAAACCGTTTCGGATGGAGGCGATCCGTTATTCCCTCCTTCGGTTCAGAAACCTTTTCCATGCGGGAAAGGATTTGGTCGACAAGAGATTTTTCCAAATCCGGGAGTCGAAGCAGAATTTTGCTCTCATTCCTAGATTAGGAAATTTGAATCAATACGTGCACCTTATCCTGCGGTCCATTTCCCATCTTCCCGGTCTTCATAACGACGACCTTCTTTCCTTGAAAGTGGCTCTGTATGAATTAGTGGGAAACGCGATCGAGCACGGTTGCGCCGGAATTTCCTACCACCAAAAGCAGGAACTCATGTTCAGAGAAAGCGATTATTTCGCCTATGTGGACCGAATCTGCGAATCGCGGGAGGATTGGATCGAAGTGCAGATCGATTACGACGACAAGCAGGTCGTGGTCGTTCTGGAGGATAATGGAGAAGGGTTCGATCCGGACAGGGTTCCCGATCCTGTAAACGATCCGAACGCGAGCCAACTTTCCGGAAGAGGAATCTTCCTGGTGAGAATGAACGTGGATTCTTTGGATTATAACGAACGCGGCAATAAGGTCACGTTCATTAAAAAACTACAGACACAGATCCTCGCGAAAAGCTAA
- a CDS encoding lipopolysaccharide biosynthesis protein, which yields MSRLSDTMKVLPEIVNRLRSSGFLRSFFSVGGSKVLASLLNFVFMVYSVRILSKNENGIFQYYSGFLPVLLTVAEFGLPAALVKYLAPLTEDKKKIGVLLASSLWIKWGAFAALAIVTGFATLLLRENALAAFLLVFGSFVLSFNSYFESIFVSFGQYQSLSVWYPLPNLFRLVILYFADQFTDRALNNLDILAIFTTAPAFTILLFFFLFPREKLEWQGGKEEIRVQIGELTSFNRYAFLASLFAIISDRMELFFLNRYHSNEAVASYGTALQPFSGFVILFSVLNSMIYPKLSRLTESEDFAKFLGRTILMSSGVALLLVPWVLLSDWVFAALFSGKYPESVPVFQLLYPNYLLQLVFSPLGMALFALGQPRILALLALVRMLSGLVLDNLLIPEYGPMGAAGAFFLGQIPSWLILSGYFLAYYRPTIK from the coding sequence ATGTCCCGCCTATCGGATACCATGAAAGTTTTACCGGAGATCGTCAATCGTCTCCGAAGTTCCGGGTTCCTACGTTCCTTCTTTTCCGTAGGCGGTTCCAAGGTTCTCGCTTCCCTTTTGAATTTCGTCTTCATGGTGTATTCCGTACGGATTCTGAGCAAGAACGAGAACGGGATTTTTCAATACTATTCGGGATTCCTGCCCGTACTCTTAACGGTCGCGGAATTCGGCCTCCCTGCCGCCTTGGTGAAATACCTTGCTCCTTTGACGGAAGACAAAAAGAAGATAGGAGTCCTTCTGGCCTCCTCCTTATGGATCAAATGGGGAGCTTTTGCCGCCCTAGCGATCGTTACCGGATTTGCGACCCTTCTTTTGCGCGAAAATGCCCTGGCTGCTTTCCTGCTCGTGTTCGGGAGTTTTGTCCTTTCGTTTAACAGCTATTTCGAAAGCATTTTCGTCTCTTTCGGGCAATACCAATCTTTGTCCGTTTGGTATCCTTTACCGAACCTTTTCAGACTCGTGATCCTGTATTTTGCGGACCAATTTACGGATAGAGCATTAAATAATCTGGATATACTCGCGATATTCACCACCGCACCGGCCTTTACGATCCTTCTTTTCTTTTTCCTATTTCCTAGGGAAAAGTTGGAATGGCAAGGCGGGAAAGAGGAGATCAGAGTCCAGATCGGGGAACTTACTTCCTTTAATCGATACGCGTTCTTGGCCTCCTTGTTTGCGATCATTTCGGATCGCATGGAATTGTTTTTTTTGAATCGGTACCATTCCAACGAAGCGGTGGCCTCTTACGGTACCGCGTTGCAGCCTTTCAGCGGATTCGTGATCCTGTTTTCCGTACTGAATTCGATGATCTATCCCAAACTTTCCAGATTAACCGAAAGCGAGGATTTTGCGAAATTTTTGGGTCGTACGATTCTGATGTCATCTGGGGTTGCCCTACTTTTGGTTCCCTGGGTTTTGCTTTCGGACTGGGTGTTCGCTGCTTTGTTTTCCGGGAAATATCCGGAGTCGGTTCCCGTCTTTCAATTGCTATATCCGAATTATCTCCTCCAGTTGGTTTTTTCCCCCCTTGGGATGGCCTTATTCGCTCTAGGCCAACCTAGAATTCTCGCATTATTAGCGCTGGTCCGAATGCTATCCGGGTTAGTCTTGGATAATCTTCTGATTCCGGAATACGGACCCATGGGGGCCGCGGGAGCCTTTTTTCTAGGTCAGATTCCTTCCTGGCTGATCCTGAGCGGTTATTTTCTCGCCTATTATCGGCCTACGATTAAGTGA
- a CDS encoding phosphatase PAP2 family protein, whose translation MNETMFGNSVLEAMHGTFLDSLLGPLSVLFHYLGSTAFFMALVSFIYLCVDRKIGIRMALGLMLAGILNGSCKAIFQSSRPVGLPFAQELGISESSYGFPSGHVQTAVVLYGILFLHIKSNFIKRLGVFCIFLMPIARMYAGLHYLGDVIGGLILGVLVLFGTELWLKVRPDMLEPDFSGVDLGSSSRLKSYSLLWIALTIPSVLLLEEGGTREAVHSWEQVVSSSGALAGFGIGILSNRARGLDWGPAKDRISWGVRMGMVAIGILILYVLLGRIFAFLFPENPVARYLRYGIVCYYIGHLSPFLLKRMRGGIYLL comes from the coding sequence ATGAACGAAACGATGTTCGGTAACTCGGTATTGGAAGCCATGCACGGAACTTTCTTGGATTCCTTGCTAGGGCCGCTTTCCGTTTTGTTCCATTATCTAGGTTCGACCGCATTCTTTATGGCGCTCGTTTCCTTCATCTATCTCTGTGTGGATCGTAAGATCGGAATTCGGATGGCTTTAGGATTGATGCTTGCGGGGATCCTGAACGGAAGTTGCAAAGCGATCTTTCAATCGTCTAGACCGGTCGGTTTGCCTTTCGCTCAGGAGCTGGGAATTTCGGAAAGTTCGTACGGATTTCCGTCGGGACATGTGCAGACAGCGGTGGTGCTTTACGGAATTTTATTTCTGCATATAAAATCGAATTTTATAAAACGGCTCGGTGTGTTTTGTATTTTCCTCATGCCCATCGCGAGGATGTATGCCGGCTTGCATTATCTAGGAGATGTTATCGGCGGTCTGATCCTCGGAGTCCTGGTCCTTTTCGGAACGGAACTCTGGTTGAAAGTCCGCCCGGATATGTTAGAACCGGATTTTTCCGGCGTCGATCTCGGTTCCTCCTCTAGGCTTAAATCCTACAGTCTGTTGTGGATCGCGCTGACGATTCCGAGTGTGTTGCTCCTGGAAGAAGGCGGTACGAGGGAAGCCGTCCACTCCTGGGAGCAAGTGGTATCTTCGTCGGGGGCATTGGCTGGATTCGGAATCGGGATCCTTTCGAATCGTGCCCGAGGGTTGGATTGGGGGCCTGCGAAGGACCGAATTTCTTGGGGGGTTCGGATGGGGATGGTCGCGATCGGCATTCTGATCCTTTACGTTCTTTTGGGGCGGATATTCGCTTTCCTTTTCCCGGAAAATCCGGTTGCCAGATACCTAAGGTATGGGATCGTTTGCTACTATATCGGCCACCTTTCCCCCTTCCTCTTGAAAAGGATGAGAGGCGGAATCTATCTGCTTTAA
- a CDS encoding lysophospholipid acyltransferase family protein: protein MNESAPRPGELESLFLIPREYARIFLKGLMNLIYDVEVQGVENVPESSGGVIVSNHTDNLDVIVQGTAVSRKIVYLGKYELFHPQEPFLELLKDPSFEHFPLSLVKAGLKTTFDAIGGYQGKTLLNWGGVPILRSHNITDSKSAAKYYEDLENYMVDLVQKGELISVYPEGTRSEDGKLGSFKALAAKIAIRAGVPIIPSGIHGAWRMTKLDSFLTGKVFKTKIVYKIGRPIFPAEFPNEPLKRSAKLLTEELERRVAELSGADLPNSQEDSSNGNRNL, encoded by the coding sequence ATGAACGAAAGCGCGCCTCGACCGGGAGAATTGGAAAGTCTGTTTCTGATTCCCAGGGAATACGCCAGAATATTTTTGAAAGGCTTGATGAATCTCATTTATGATGTGGAGGTTCAGGGAGTGGAAAACGTACCGGAATCGAGCGGAGGAGTGATCGTCTCGAATCATACCGACAACTTGGACGTCATCGTACAAGGCACGGCGGTTTCCAGAAAAATCGTATATTTAGGTAAATATGAACTCTTTCATCCTCAAGAACCGTTTTTGGAATTGCTCAAAGACCCGTCTTTCGAACATTTTCCGTTAAGTCTGGTAAAAGCCGGATTAAAAACGACCTTCGACGCGATCGGAGGATACCAGGGAAAGACCTTGTTAAACTGGGGAGGAGTTCCTATATTAAGATCACATAATATTACGGACTCGAAATCGGCCGCAAAATATTACGAAGACCTGGAAAATTACATGGTCGATCTCGTCCAAAAAGGAGAGTTGATTTCCGTATATCCCGAAGGCACCAGATCCGAAGACGGAAAGTTAGGATCCTTCAAAGCCCTGGCCGCAAAAATCGCGATCCGCGCGGGGGTTCCCATCATACCTTCGGGGATACACGGAGCTTGGAGAATGACGAAATTAGACTCGTTCCTGACGGGGAAAGTGTTTAAGACGAAGATCGTATATAAGATAGGCCGACCGATTTTCCCTGCCGAATTTCCGAACGAGCCCCTTAAGCGCTCCGCCAAACTCCTCACGGAAGAATTGGAGCGCAGGGTGGCGGAACTTTCCGGAGCAGATCTCCCGAATTCCCAGGAGGATTCCTCGAATGGAAACCGAAATCTATAG